The candidate division KSB1 bacterium genomic interval TTGAAATTAAGTTAACCAAACCCTAAGGACACAAAATGGCGTGGATAAAAACCATCAAAGAAAATGCAGCTCAGGACTCGCTAAAAGAGTTTTACAAAAAACATATGACCCCTGAAGGCGTTGTCGACAACATTCTTAAAATTCACAGCCTGAATGTGCCTTCGCTGCAAGGGCATTATGATTTTTATCGCACGCTCATGTACGGAAAATCAGATTTGAGCCGGGTGCAACGAGAGATGATCGCGGTGGTGGTTTCCGTGATCAACAAATGCCACTACTGAATAACACATCACGGAGCGGGTCTCCGTCGGCTTACGAAGAATGAGGCACTTTTGGAGCATCTCAAACGGGATTACCGAAACGCGCCCATCTCCAGCGCAGACCTGGCGATGCTCGATTACGCAGTGAAACTCACTAAAACGCCCTGGGAAATGGCACAGGAAGATGTTGACAAACTCCGCGGAGAAGATTTTAGCGATGCCGCGAT includes:
- a CDS encoding peroxidase: MEHLKRDYRNAPISSADLAMLDYAVKLTKTPWEMAQEDVDKLRGEDFSDAAILDINQITGYYNFVNRLADGLGVELESYWRKKG
- a CDS encoding carboxymuconolactone decarboxylase family protein, with the protein product MAWIKTIKENAAQDSLKEFYKKHMTPEGVVDNILKIHSLNVPSLQGHYDFYRTLMYGKSDLSRVQREMIAVVVSVINKCHY